A single window of Oncorhynchus clarkii lewisi isolate Uvic-CL-2024 chromosome 10, UVic_Ocla_1.0, whole genome shotgun sequence DNA harbors:
- the LOC139418738 gene encoding serine/threonine-protein kinase 36 isoform X1: MDLYHVLEMIGEGSFGRVYKGRKKFSGQVVALKFIPKVGRSEKELRNLKREIDIMRGLEHPNIVLLLDSFETEREVVVVTEYAEGELFQILEDDGNLPESQVRDIACQLVSALYYLHSHRILHRDMKPQNILLGKGGVVKLCDFGFARAMSVSTLVLTSIKGTPLYMSPELVEEKPYDHTADLWSLGCILYELHTGAPPFYTNSIFQLVQLIVRDPVKWPDTMSQTCMTFLKGLLTKDPQKRLSWPHLLKHPFVADGVLVLSDPVVSSPLTVAASPDLQVLKLQQAVQKAAPHGGEGRLLRKAREQRDKRNRQVGNGKTESSSRALSRTAPVVKPLSKDSLVAPSDGLDQDLSQLTANLSLTPKQSAIEISTNSRGQISRDYEQEFPSVEVGPRQALRRPETQERGQARTSLSAVRLHGQDVDSDEEWERLIQQTSVSSGQTIQIIPRLKEKLLTSKTRLLDGILEGACQIRQPLKVLSNLILTSDSEDSHRLRQEVGLPHFLFNLVQDIVENPVVVKQPWSVTVLGEVIVLLLNYWEKHRDWQQAENRLEDYAMPFFKILLRPDPNPLAPLAAAILAIFSQCGVSVVVSMDRITAQLNKLLSDSDEPRVPLPSGWGFCDGFLSLVLHTLTEHESPSLDPSILCLLWVKVGTSLEKTSARTKFCSSNGLYVFLSLALFVLTRDPYCCVPLFSDSDTNCILTLGHLLTTKCVSRPSDETHGQLWGCDSSVNSLSVLSCHLLCFPFALDLSSETMDRLLQLYHSAGIVSGLLQVIQSVPPSLLELPLSLLCRLLLCDPGRSVPCFTAAARAQGFFSPPSSDPKEDRRDQAPASRVRDQAGHPVSVSRTASSLLSDLLKPESEALWGSAVELFTLLSQVARCSPRSRPSTPHLYLEPAPLHQALAHPDDRVRAAACSLLGNLDPFTPHTPPSTSDPQWTRLQPAILRDIIGCLHDPSTSVRRMACKAVGNWLGLIGKAEFRTRRANGRENSSAPITARDRKKGKPDKTVSSQSLVGDGGDSSTTLKQQVADQGDGSGWMAEANWATTELLSLIADPDALTRRHCCAALGNMAAVEGGVASLLEGDVPLLLLQAACTDSQHTVQQAAVATLSLYSQQDALRQALLSLDAREKLRQASQHVAPPQCDYCQIIKLL; the protein is encoded by the exons TAGACAGCTTTGAGACCGAAAGAGAG GTTGTTGTTGTGACAGAGTATGCAGAGGGAGAGTTGTTCCAGATCCTTGAAGATGATGGTAACTTACCAGAGAGCCAG GTCCGTGATATTGCCTGCCAGCTGGTCTCTGCCTTGTATTATTTGCATTCCCATCGGATTCTCCATCGTGACATGAAACCACAGAACATTCTGCTGGGTAAAGGAGGGGTGGTGAAGCTGTGTGATTTTGG ATTTGCTAGAGCAATGAGTGTGTCCACCCTGGTCCTGACTTCCATCAAGGGGACGCCCCTCTACATGTCCCCAGAACTGGTAGAGGAGAAGCCCTACGACCACACAGCCGACCTCTGGTCTCTGGGCTGCATCCTCTATGAGCTACACACGGGGGCGCCACCCTTCTACACCAACTCCATCTTTCAGCTGGTCCAGCTCATAGTCAGAGACCCGGTCAAGTGGCCGGACACCATGAGCCAGACCTGCATG ACTTTCCTGAAAGGTTTGTTGACCAAAGACCCACAGAAGAGGTTGTCGTGGCCACACCTCCTAAAACACCCATTTGTTGCTGATGGAGTTCTAG TTCTCTCAGACCCCGTTGTGTCCAGCCCGCTGACAGTGGCCGCCAGCCCAGACCTGCAGGTGCTGAAACTCCAGCAGGCAGTACAGAAAGCAGCGCCACATGGTGGAGAGGGGAGGTTACTGCGCAAGGCCAGGGAACAGAGGGACAAGAGGaacagacag GTGGGAAACGGAAAGACTGAATCATCTAGTCGGGCACTTTCAAGGACAGCACCTGTAGTGAAGCCCCTGTCCAAAGACAGCCTGGTGGCTCCCTCAGATGGTTTGGATCAAGATCTGTCACAATTAACCGCCAATCTGAGCCTTACCCCAAAACAGTCTGCCATTGAGATTTCCACTAACAG CAGGGGTCAGATCAGCCGGGACTACGAACAGGAGTTCCCCTCTGTGGAGGTTGGGCCCCGACAGGCCCTGAGGCGACCTGAGACTCAGGAGCGGGGTCAGGCCAGGACCAGCCTGAGTGCTGTGAGGCTCCACGGCCAG GAtgttgacagtgatgaggagtgGGAGAGGTTGATCCAGCAGACCTCCGTTTCCAGCGGCCAAACCATTCAAATCATACCTCGATTGAAAGAGAAGTTGCTGACATCCAAAACCCGG CTATTGGATGGTATCCTGGAGGGGGCATGTCAGATCCGTCAGCCACTGAAGGTCCTGTCCAACCTGATCTTGACCTCCGACTCAGAGGACTCCCATCGACTTAGACAGGAAGTTGGACTACCTCATTTCCTGTTCAACCTAGTCCAGGATATTGTGGAGAATCCAGTGGTGGTTAAG CAACCATGGAGTGTGACAGTACTGGGGGAAGTTATTGTTCTACTCTTGAACTATTGGGAGAAGCACCGTGACTGGCAACAAGCAGAGAACAG ACTGGAAGATTACGCCATGCCCTTTTTCAAGATTCTTCTTCGGCCTGACCCTAACCCATTGGCA CCTCTGGCTGCAGCCATTCTGGCCATATTCAGCCAGTGTGGAGTCTCTGTGGTTGTTAGCATGGACAGGATCACTGCCCAGCTCAACAAGCTTCTCTCAGACTCCGATGAG CCACGCGTCCCGTTACCATCAGGCTGGGGGTTCTGTGATGGCTTCTTGTCATTGGTTCTCCACACCCTAACTGAG CATGAAAGTCCTTCTTTGGATCCAAGCATTCTGTGCCTCCTGTGGGTGAAAGTTGGTACTTCACTGGAGAAAACATCAGCCAGAACAAAGTTCTGCTcctcaaatg GACTGTATGTGTTCCTGTCCCTCGCCCTTTTTGTCCTTACCAGGGACCCGTACTGCTGTGTTCCCCTGTTCTCAGACAGCGACACAAACTGCATACTCACCCTGGGCCACCTGCTCACCACTAAATG TGTTTCCAGGCCGTCTGACGAGACTCACGGCCAGCTTTGGGGTTGTGACTCCAGTGTGAACAGCCTATCAGTGTTGAGCTGCCACCTGCTGTGTTTCCCCTTTGCCCTGGACCTGTCCTCAGAGACCATGGACAGACTACTCCAGCTGTACCACAGCGCTGGCATTGTCTCTGGCCTGCTGCAG GTTATCCAGTCCGTTCCTCCGTCTCTACTggaactgcctctctctctactatgTCGCCTACTGCTGTGTGACCCCGGCCGCTCTGTCCCCTGCTTCACAGCTGCCGCCAGGGCCCAAGGCTTCTTCTCTCCACCCAGCAGTGACCCCAAGGAGGATAGAAGAGACCAGGCCCCAGCCTCCAGGGTCAGGGACCAGGCTGGGCACCCAGTGTCTGTATCTAGGACTGCCAGCTCCCTTCTCTCTGACCTGCTAAAGCCTGAAAGTGAAGCCCTGTGGGGGTCGGCCGTGGAGCTCTTCACCCTACTATCCCAGGTTGCCCGCTGCTCCCCCAGGTCCCGACCCTCCACCCCTCATCTCTATCTGGAGCCTGCTCCCCTGCACCAGGCCCTGGCTCACCCAGACGACAGGGTCAGAGCTGCTGCCTGTAGCCTGCTAGGTAACCTGGACCCGTTTACACCTCATACTCCTCCCTCCACCAGTGACCCACAATGGACCCGGCTGCAACCCGCCATCCTCAGAGACATAATTGGCTGTCTCCACGACCCCTCCACGTCCGTACGGAGGATGGCCTGCAAGGCTGTGGGCAATTGGCTGGGGCTTATTGGAAAGGCAGAGTTTAGAACACGGAGAGCCAatgggagagagaacagtagtGCCCCTATTACAGCCCGGGACAGGAAGAAGGGCAAGCCAGACAAAACTGTGTCCTCCCAGTCCCTGGTAGGAGACGGAGGAGACTCATCCACAACActcaaacagcaagtagcagACCAGGGGGATGGAAGTGGATGGATGGCGGAAGCCAATTGGGCAACAACTGAGCTACTCTCCCTCATAGCGGACCCTGATGCCCTGACGCGCCGCCACTGCTGCGCTGCCCTGGGCAACATGGCTGCTGTGGAAGGGGGTGTGGCCTCACTGCTGGAGGGAGACGTGCCCCTTCTCCTCCTACAGGCCGCATGTACCGACTCCCAGCATACAGTCCAACAAGCGGCTGTTGCTACCCTGAGCTTATACAGCCAACAGGATGCACTACGACAG GCTCTGCTGTCCCTTGATGCACGTGAGAAACTTCGTCAGGCTTCACAGCATGTCGCACCTCCACAGTGTGACTACTGTCAGATCATCAAGCTGCTATGA
- the LOC139418739 gene encoding uncharacterized protein, with protein MMATSAAPLWKTLRVCPADPLALSHPQANLSQSQECRGEVPEESQHLIGDGLTDWMTEEVDFSSYLPNPHPSPSPNSSLPPSPLQHDIQVPSDLEVMTSLLQEELAQLEDYFLSEPLPEKGPKLGKCDKGPPPVGPHQSYYQLPFHASSYSTSNQSEHSPLLVTLATGELDLLSFCGGGPIGRSKLPRHTPYSCSNRPNGCSRKRVSDGVRVGEVYENSIWSSKGSNPSVTLSGSYSCVEDERVVGKGYCLGSGVEIRRCPFLPKEEKNCQFAEEVIAVGSGYGGFGGPLDIPHKKEELLMYGMREVNVSCGGGGCASSSGIELLSSNVKVGVVGELSSKMPTIPWKTETSEGCYLQAPSQSEASYHHGFQGTVSEQVKAEGLEMGRQHHDFHCGGFLEDQQGSECLAMDREALDRQVVLGLKEDPCPLAKPELDETMPGEVHHPPERKQKKRDQNKTAAHRYRQRKRAELDCLEEQLHGLEGHNRELRDKAESVEREIQYVKDLLIEVYKARSQRLKQSDTDA; from the exons ATGATGGCAACGTCAGCAGCTCCTCTCTGGAAGACTCTTCGCGTCTGCCCGGCagaccccctcgctctctctcacccacagGCTAACCTCAGCCAATCACAGGAGTGCAGGGGGGAGGTGCCAGAGGAGAGCCAGCACTTAATTG GTGATGGTCTCACGGACTGGATGACGGAAGAAGTGGATTTCTCCTCGTACCTCCcaaaccctcacccctctccctcccccaattcctcccttcctccctcacccctccagcATGACATCCAGGTGCCCTCTGACTTGGAGGTCATGACTTCTCTGCTGCAAGAGGAACTCGCTCAACTGGAGGACTACTTCCTGTCTGAACCGCTGCCGGAGAAAGGACCAAAACTGGGAAAATGCGACAAGGGTCCACCGCCAGTGGGTCCCCACCAGTCATACTACCAGTTGCCCTTTCATGCGTCATCATACTCCACCTCCAACCAATCGGAACACAGCCCTCTACTTGTTACCCTGGCAACTGGGGAACTAGACCTGCTGAGCTTTTGCGGAGGTGGGCCCATTGGGCGATCAAAATTGCCTAGACACACCCCTTACAGTTGTAGCAATCGCCCCAATGGGTGTAGTCGCAAAAGAGTTTCAGATGGGGTGAGGGTGGGCGAGGTCTACGAGAATAGCATATGGAGTTCCAAAGGAAGTAACCCATCGGTGACTCTAAGTGGCAGTTACAGCTGTGTAGAGGACGAGCGGGTAGTCGGGAAAGGTTACTGTCTAGGCAGCGGAGTTGAGATTCGAAGATGCCCTTTTTTACCCAAGGAAGAGAAAAATTGTCAGTTCGCGGAAGAGGTCATAGCTGTTGGCAGTGGGTATGGTGGCTTTGGCGGGCCGCTGGATATCCCACACAAGAAAGAGGAGCTGTTGATGTATGGCATGAGAGAAGTGAATGTcagttgtggtggtggaggatgTGCTAGTAGCAGTGGGATAGAATTGTTGAGTAGTAATGTCAAAGTTGGCGTAGTCGGTGAGTTGTCTTCCAAGATGCCCACTATTCCTTGGAAGACAGAGACTAGTGAGGGTTGTTATCTTCAGGCACCGTCCCAATCAGAGGCCTCCTACCACCACGGCTTCCAAGGGACGGTCAGCGAGCAGGTCAAGGCAGAGGGTTTAGAGATGGGCCGTCAACATCATGACTTCCACTGTGGTGGGTTCCTAGAGGACCAGCAGGGCTCTGAGTGTCTGGCAATGGATAGGGAGGCTCTTGACAGGCAGGTGGTGTTGGGGTTGAAGGAGGACCCCTGTCCCCTCGCGAAGCCTGAGCTGGACGAAACAATGCCAGGGGAGGTCCACCACCCACCAGAGCGCAAGCAGAAGAAGAGAGACCAAAACAAGACTGCCGCTCATAG GTATCGCCAACGTAAAAGGGCAGAGCTGGACTGCCTTGAGGAGCAGCTGCACGGTCTGGAGGGGCATAACCGGGAACTTCGGGACAAAGCAGAGTCAGTGGAGAGGGAGATCCAGTATGTTAAAGACCTACTGATCGAAGTGTACAAAGCCCGCAGTCAGCGGCTCAAGCAATCGGACACCGACGCCTGA
- the LOC139418738 gene encoding serine/threonine-protein kinase 36 isoform X2 yields MDLYHVLEMIGEGSFGRVYKGRKKFSGQVVALKFIPKVGRSEKELRNLKREIDIMRGLEHPNIVLLLDSFETEREVVVVTEYAEGELFQILEDDGNLPESQVRDIACQLVSALYYLHSHRILHRDMKPQNILLGKGGVVKLCDFGFARAMSVSTLVLTSIKGTPLYMSPELVEEKPYDHTADLWSLGCILYELHTGAPPFYTNSIFQLVQLIVRDPVKWPDTMSQTCMTFLKGLLTKDPQKRLSWPHLLKHPFVADGVLVLSDPVVSSPLTVAASPDLQVLKLQQAVQKAAPHGGEGRLLRKAREQRDKRNRQVGNGKTESSSRALSRTAPVVKPLSKDSLVAPSDGLDQDLSQLTANLSLTPKQSAIEISTNRGQISRDYEQEFPSVEVGPRQALRRPETQERGQARTSLSAVRLHGQDVDSDEEWERLIQQTSVSSGQTIQIIPRLKEKLLTSKTRLLDGILEGACQIRQPLKVLSNLILTSDSEDSHRLRQEVGLPHFLFNLVQDIVENPVVVKQPWSVTVLGEVIVLLLNYWEKHRDWQQAENRLEDYAMPFFKILLRPDPNPLAPLAAAILAIFSQCGVSVVVSMDRITAQLNKLLSDSDEPRVPLPSGWGFCDGFLSLVLHTLTEHESPSLDPSILCLLWVKVGTSLEKTSARTKFCSSNGLYVFLSLALFVLTRDPYCCVPLFSDSDTNCILTLGHLLTTKCVSRPSDETHGQLWGCDSSVNSLSVLSCHLLCFPFALDLSSETMDRLLQLYHSAGIVSGLLQVIQSVPPSLLELPLSLLCRLLLCDPGRSVPCFTAAARAQGFFSPPSSDPKEDRRDQAPASRVRDQAGHPVSVSRTASSLLSDLLKPESEALWGSAVELFTLLSQVARCSPRSRPSTPHLYLEPAPLHQALAHPDDRVRAAACSLLGNLDPFTPHTPPSTSDPQWTRLQPAILRDIIGCLHDPSTSVRRMACKAVGNWLGLIGKAEFRTRRANGRENSSAPITARDRKKGKPDKTVSSQSLVGDGGDSSTTLKQQVADQGDGSGWMAEANWATTELLSLIADPDALTRRHCCAALGNMAAVEGGVASLLEGDVPLLLLQAACTDSQHTVQQAAVATLSLYSQQDALRQALLSLDAREKLRQASQHVAPPQCDYCQIIKLL; encoded by the exons TAGACAGCTTTGAGACCGAAAGAGAG GTTGTTGTTGTGACAGAGTATGCAGAGGGAGAGTTGTTCCAGATCCTTGAAGATGATGGTAACTTACCAGAGAGCCAG GTCCGTGATATTGCCTGCCAGCTGGTCTCTGCCTTGTATTATTTGCATTCCCATCGGATTCTCCATCGTGACATGAAACCACAGAACATTCTGCTGGGTAAAGGAGGGGTGGTGAAGCTGTGTGATTTTGG ATTTGCTAGAGCAATGAGTGTGTCCACCCTGGTCCTGACTTCCATCAAGGGGACGCCCCTCTACATGTCCCCAGAACTGGTAGAGGAGAAGCCCTACGACCACACAGCCGACCTCTGGTCTCTGGGCTGCATCCTCTATGAGCTACACACGGGGGCGCCACCCTTCTACACCAACTCCATCTTTCAGCTGGTCCAGCTCATAGTCAGAGACCCGGTCAAGTGGCCGGACACCATGAGCCAGACCTGCATG ACTTTCCTGAAAGGTTTGTTGACCAAAGACCCACAGAAGAGGTTGTCGTGGCCACACCTCCTAAAACACCCATTTGTTGCTGATGGAGTTCTAG TTCTCTCAGACCCCGTTGTGTCCAGCCCGCTGACAGTGGCCGCCAGCCCAGACCTGCAGGTGCTGAAACTCCAGCAGGCAGTACAGAAAGCAGCGCCACATGGTGGAGAGGGGAGGTTACTGCGCAAGGCCAGGGAACAGAGGGACAAGAGGaacagacag GTGGGAAACGGAAAGACTGAATCATCTAGTCGGGCACTTTCAAGGACAGCACCTGTAGTGAAGCCCCTGTCCAAAGACAGCCTGGTGGCTCCCTCAGATGGTTTGGATCAAGATCTGTCACAATTAACCGCCAATCTGAGCCTTACCCCAAAACAGTCTGCCATTGAGATTTCCACTAACAG GGGTCAGATCAGCCGGGACTACGAACAGGAGTTCCCCTCTGTGGAGGTTGGGCCCCGACAGGCCCTGAGGCGACCTGAGACTCAGGAGCGGGGTCAGGCCAGGACCAGCCTGAGTGCTGTGAGGCTCCACGGCCAG GAtgttgacagtgatgaggagtgGGAGAGGTTGATCCAGCAGACCTCCGTTTCCAGCGGCCAAACCATTCAAATCATACCTCGATTGAAAGAGAAGTTGCTGACATCCAAAACCCGG CTATTGGATGGTATCCTGGAGGGGGCATGTCAGATCCGTCAGCCACTGAAGGTCCTGTCCAACCTGATCTTGACCTCCGACTCAGAGGACTCCCATCGACTTAGACAGGAAGTTGGACTACCTCATTTCCTGTTCAACCTAGTCCAGGATATTGTGGAGAATCCAGTGGTGGTTAAG CAACCATGGAGTGTGACAGTACTGGGGGAAGTTATTGTTCTACTCTTGAACTATTGGGAGAAGCACCGTGACTGGCAACAAGCAGAGAACAG ACTGGAAGATTACGCCATGCCCTTTTTCAAGATTCTTCTTCGGCCTGACCCTAACCCATTGGCA CCTCTGGCTGCAGCCATTCTGGCCATATTCAGCCAGTGTGGAGTCTCTGTGGTTGTTAGCATGGACAGGATCACTGCCCAGCTCAACAAGCTTCTCTCAGACTCCGATGAG CCACGCGTCCCGTTACCATCAGGCTGGGGGTTCTGTGATGGCTTCTTGTCATTGGTTCTCCACACCCTAACTGAG CATGAAAGTCCTTCTTTGGATCCAAGCATTCTGTGCCTCCTGTGGGTGAAAGTTGGTACTTCACTGGAGAAAACATCAGCCAGAACAAAGTTCTGCTcctcaaatg GACTGTATGTGTTCCTGTCCCTCGCCCTTTTTGTCCTTACCAGGGACCCGTACTGCTGTGTTCCCCTGTTCTCAGACAGCGACACAAACTGCATACTCACCCTGGGCCACCTGCTCACCACTAAATG TGTTTCCAGGCCGTCTGACGAGACTCACGGCCAGCTTTGGGGTTGTGACTCCAGTGTGAACAGCCTATCAGTGTTGAGCTGCCACCTGCTGTGTTTCCCCTTTGCCCTGGACCTGTCCTCAGAGACCATGGACAGACTACTCCAGCTGTACCACAGCGCTGGCATTGTCTCTGGCCTGCTGCAG GTTATCCAGTCCGTTCCTCCGTCTCTACTggaactgcctctctctctactatgTCGCCTACTGCTGTGTGACCCCGGCCGCTCTGTCCCCTGCTTCACAGCTGCCGCCAGGGCCCAAGGCTTCTTCTCTCCACCCAGCAGTGACCCCAAGGAGGATAGAAGAGACCAGGCCCCAGCCTCCAGGGTCAGGGACCAGGCTGGGCACCCAGTGTCTGTATCTAGGACTGCCAGCTCCCTTCTCTCTGACCTGCTAAAGCCTGAAAGTGAAGCCCTGTGGGGGTCGGCCGTGGAGCTCTTCACCCTACTATCCCAGGTTGCCCGCTGCTCCCCCAGGTCCCGACCCTCCACCCCTCATCTCTATCTGGAGCCTGCTCCCCTGCACCAGGCCCTGGCTCACCCAGACGACAGGGTCAGAGCTGCTGCCTGTAGCCTGCTAGGTAACCTGGACCCGTTTACACCTCATACTCCTCCCTCCACCAGTGACCCACAATGGACCCGGCTGCAACCCGCCATCCTCAGAGACATAATTGGCTGTCTCCACGACCCCTCCACGTCCGTACGGAGGATGGCCTGCAAGGCTGTGGGCAATTGGCTGGGGCTTATTGGAAAGGCAGAGTTTAGAACACGGAGAGCCAatgggagagagaacagtagtGCCCCTATTACAGCCCGGGACAGGAAGAAGGGCAAGCCAGACAAAACTGTGTCCTCCCAGTCCCTGGTAGGAGACGGAGGAGACTCATCCACAACActcaaacagcaagtagcagACCAGGGGGATGGAAGTGGATGGATGGCGGAAGCCAATTGGGCAACAACTGAGCTACTCTCCCTCATAGCGGACCCTGATGCCCTGACGCGCCGCCACTGCTGCGCTGCCCTGGGCAACATGGCTGCTGTGGAAGGGGGTGTGGCCTCACTGCTGGAGGGAGACGTGCCCCTTCTCCTCCTACAGGCCGCATGTACCGACTCCCAGCATACAGTCCAACAAGCGGCTGTTGCTACCCTGAGCTTATACAGCCAACAGGATGCACTACGACAG GCTCTGCTGTCCCTTGATGCACGTGAGAAACTTCGTCAGGCTTCACAGCATGTCGCACCTCCACAGTGTGACTACTGTCAGATCATCAAGCTGCTATGA